The sequence GAAAAATAGTTGGATACTATTACAAAGAATATAAACTTTTGCTGGAAGTAAATAAAATGGTTTCTAAAAGAAGCGCAGTTGCAGAAAGGAAAATAATATCAGGTATAATCTTTCAGATTTTAGAAAATAAAGATAAATATGCACAGGAAGTAATAAAAAGCAAAAATTTATATAACTTACTCGGGCTAATAAATACTTATCTAAATATTGGTAAAAAACCTGAAGAGATCAGATTACATTTTCTTGCTTACACGTCCGATTTTAAAAATTTATTAAAAAATTATTTTAGGTATAAAGATTCAATAAACCTTAGAGTCAAAGCAGATATAAGGGATGATATCTTAACTATTATTCATAATCACTTCGGACTTATAGAAAATATACATACAAATGTAAAAGGATTTAACTCCTTTGAGAAAAAACTGCTAAAAACACAGCCCGGGAATAATATGACCAAATTATTTACATATTTGGCAG comes from Persephonella sp. and encodes:
- a CDS encoding helix-turn-helix domain-containing protein, whose amino-acid sequence is KIVGYYYKEYKLLLEVNKMVSKRSAVAERKIISGIIFQILENKDKYAQEVIKSKNLYNLLGLINTYLNIGKKPEEIRLHFLAYTSDFKNLLKNYFRYKDSINLRVKADIRDDILTIIHNHFGLIENIHTNVKGFNSFEKKLLKTQPGNNMTKLFTYLAEKRELKPIELSVFMFLYSSRKKNGDTILPQAQIAKKLNVSRVTVSKALKSLIDKGYISEVENYKYSYKKNLGKIYRINLEKLK